From the Chiroxiphia lanceolata isolate bChiLan1 chromosome 6, bChiLan1.pri, whole genome shotgun sequence genome, the window GTACATACTGAAGTTGAGTGAAATGTTTGGGATAATTTGGTTGTTgaaaaaagcagagggaaaatggccaggatgttttctttctatctcttcTTTGTTTCCTGGATTTGGAATTGCGCCTGATCTCAGCCAGCTGGACATCAGTGAACAATTTAACCAAAATTTCATAggatttcctcttctttttccaaacATAAAGCTTGTattgaaatttcagaaaatatttgagagTTTGTCAAGTATGGTCATCAAAGGTTGTTATTTCTATTTGTCTTTTTGAATGATACatcttttcagttaaaaaaaaagaagaccaCCACGTTGAACATTTGTTTAGCAGAAGTGAACACTTAAGTGTGTTCCTTTGTGGAGTGTACTTGACAATAATTTTGTGTCAAACACACctgtgcagagcccagctgaAAGACAACAGCCACACTGGTGATACCCTTACCAGAACTTGGCCTTCAGTCCTTAAATTTAATTGCTGCTTGTCTTCATGCATTATAACTTTGTGCTATTGTTATCAATCATGTCATTTCACATATTTATCTAGTGATATATCTCAAACAGgtgttgtttctttctgtattaGGCAGAAAGATATTTTCCTCGGGCTAGTTGCTAGGTTTGTGTATGGAATGGAAGATGGATGGGTTAGAGTAGGGAAGGGCAGATCCTCAACTTTGTCGCCTACCGAGGTTTAATGAGCACACATGACAGTAGTTCCCACATGTTGGACCATCTCAGGGGGGTGTAGGACTCCGGGGAGCCCTGGGGAGAGGTGGCTTAGAGATCAGTGGAGGACAAAATGTCACCTCTCTTGTCAGCTTTACTGTCCACAGTGGAGGATTTGCATCACCAGAAAagccttctgcttctctttgctATGTCAGAGCAGACCATAGGTGGTAGAACGGAAAGTAGATTGGTTGGGGTGACACAATATATTTCTGGTATCTAACATTGTTGTATTTGTTTAGAAATTTCTTAACGTTTCTCTTGACCTAGTTTTTTCTTGTTATCAAAATCGTTTGCATAGAGTTCACAGAGTGCAACTATCCTGGTACTAAGTCTGTTCAGCTAAAAATACAGCACTCATGAGCTGTTTTGGGTAATATGAGCTAAACCTGAACTAACAGTTATCAGTCAGTTGTTTTACAATTTTCTaagtaacaaagaaaatgacTTATCATACTGTAAATGCACAGgcagataaattaaaatattagtgTCTTCGTATGTGTATATTTAGGCACATTTGAAGTGCAGTTAATAATAGGAACATATTTCTTATCTACATGTAGTGTACATGCATGTATCCTATGAAAGCGAAAGCATGGTTTGTGGTGTAAAATTCTGCAGAACAAGACTGTGATTTCTTTAGGTCACTCTAGCATTCTCATTTGTTGCACAGGGACAACAAGTTGACTATGTTGTTGAGGGAATCACTTGGGAACATCAACTGCAGAACTACTATGATTGCACATATTTCTGACTCCCCAGCCAATTATGCAGAAACTCTCACCACCGTTCAGCTTGCATCGCGAATCCACCgaatgagaaagaagaaatccaAGGTTGGTTCACAAACaagcagaaattaattcatttgAAAATGAGTTTTCCTAACCTCTCGGTAGGGGAACATGGGGTTTCTTGATGGTAAGAAGTAATACAAAATGCATAAAAGCTCAGGAGAGGAACTGACAAATGACTTGGCACTGAGCCATCATCCTGCCCCCAATCCTTAATCCTGAAATTcccttctttttgtttcaaacaCGTATTCTTCCTTTGCCTACATGTGGAACTATTTCAAAAGCTTCTATTTGTATTAATTGAAAACCAATaaggaaggaacagaaaacTGTTGGGGAGAAAGACAATGCATaatatttaatggaaattatCTGAAAAGGTGTGATTGTTATATTACTCCTAATACAGTAAAATCTATGTAGCATGACCTTGTTATTTTAATTCACCCTCCactctaattttattttcccactaGATGTAGTGGTGATAGTATATACAAAGCATGAAGTATATAGCAAACTTGACCTTTTGATCAAttacatgtacatatatatccTTATTTATcaattaatattaataacttTTCCTGTGTTGATCATTTGCAGTATGCATCCAGCTCCTCTGGAGGAGAGAGTTCATGTGAAGAAGGACATGTCCGGAGACCGCCCCATTTGCGACCATTCCACCCACGAACTGTTGCCCTTGACCCTGACCTTCCTGTCCTGAATATATCCAGTGATCCTGATTATTCCTCCAGCAGTGAACAGTCTTGTGATACTGTCATATATGTTGGTCCCAATGGGGCAGCTTTGTCCGACAGGGAATTGACGGATAATGAAGGTCCTCCAGAGTTTGTTCCCATAATCCCATCcctaaataagaaaagaaataaagacaattcCACTATTGGTAGGAGTTCTGACAAGGACCATTTTAAATGCAACACTTTTGCTGAACTGCAAGAAAGGTTAGAGTGCATTGATGGAAGTGAGGAGCCCATGAAATTTGCTTGTGGAGAAATCTCTGTTGGGTCCAGTTGTAGTCCTGTTCCTGGAGGTACGGAAAATGTCCAGTCTAAgctgataaaggaaaaaatatcctcTCCTTCTGGAGGATTTAAGAAAGCAATTCCACAAGAAGCTGCATCTCCCAAGAAAGGACATAATCTTCCTTTCCAGGCTGTTGTACCAAGGGGTGGCAATGGCAACTGTCAAGAAAATAGCACACCTCACTTGAAAGCAGAGGTTTCcaagctgcagagcagagctgacaaCAAAATAATAGACTCCAAactggagggagagagagagacaatCACTGAATCCCTGCAGTCCTCAAGGTGTAGCCCTTCAAGGAATCCAGAGCAGAATAAGGCCCCAGCTGAATGTGTCATTAAGGAAAAGTCCTCGTACATGAAGAGACCCTTGCCAAGCCCAGCACCTCCCCCTCCACAGCAGAGAGAGCACTCACTGGGCTCCAAAGCTGAGAATTTGGAGCTGGACAATAGCAATGCAGTTCGGACTCCTCCCGTGGGAATGAGCAAACAGATGGGAAACAACCCTGAGCAAAACCCTGTAGGAAGCACATTCCTGGTTGGTAGCAACACCCAGAATCAGTCAGGTGCGATAGAGGTACACAGCTTCAGGTCAGCGTTCAGAGGAAAGTGTTTTGATCGGGATATACTGACCACCACAGTGACTTTGCAGCAGCCTGTTGAGCTGAATGGAGAGGATGAGCTTGTTTTCACAGTGGTGGAAGAGCTGTCTATTAGTGGAATTATGGATAATGGAAGACCTTCCAGTATCATTAGCTTTAACAGTGACTGTTCCCTTCAAGCCCTTGCATCGGGTTCGAGGCCGGTCAGTATTATCAGCAGCATAAATGATGAGTTTGATGCTTATACCTCACAGGAGACTTCTACTGGTGTAAATATTGATATTGTTGTGCCCTTTGCTAAGGATCCCTTTACCAGCAGCAGACGTTCCTCCATCAGTTCATGGCTTAGTGAAGTCAGCATTTGTACAGTTGAAAGTGATGGAGCTCAGTCTAGTGACAGTTTTGTCGCACAGTCATCTTACAGCTGTAATAAGTCCGAGGAACCCTTCAACTTGGATTCATCCCATTTATGTGTCCCCCTGAAAAGCGCTCTGAACGACAGTGGATTTTGCTTCTCTGAACTGGAGAGTGAGAGCTTGAGTTCCAGCAAGCTGTCCTCAGGCATCAGCAAAAGCCCTCAAACCTCTGAAACTACCAAAGCATCTCAGataaaaagtgctttttgtgTCACTGATCAGCCcgtaaaaattaaatttagtaATTCTCGTGATACACCTGTGATAGAAACAATACATTCTAGTCTtcctaggaaaacaaaaactacCTCTTCTCCAATCCAGAATAATACTGTCCTCAGCTATAAAGAGCTGCAGAATCCACATGGCATATTTGGAGATCCTTGGCTGTTACGCACCGATTATCAGCTGGAAGCAAAACCTGCAGACTCACTGCTGTCTCCAAAATCTCACACGTTTGGTACTGAGAAGCAGCCAGAAAAGGCTGCCCAGTATTTTGGCACAGCATCCAGGCCAGCGAAGTCGCAGACTATGCTTGCCTGCTCGCAGAGGGTTGTGGATGGCTGCGAAATGGCCTGCAAATCTTCCAGTGGAGCTGCAAAGAAGTCAGAAGTTGTGATGAAGATACCGCAGCTGAAGAGAGGAGCCACCACACTTGGAGTGATGCCGGTGTCGCATGCTAACAGTACTTTGCCAGAATCTGTGACCCGAGGGAATTTGGATGCTCCCTTGGCCACTGGCAGCTTGAAATCATCACTGGGAAAGAAGAATGCACCACAGAAATCAACCATGTTGCCCAGACCAGGTGGGCCAACACCTCCAATGCCTCCTGTACGCAAGTCGAGCCTGGAGCAGAAACCTGTTGGTCTGGGTAATGGTGGGGGGAAAGCCTCTGGCCTGGACTTTGCCAGAGCTCCCACGCCAAAGACTGAAGATGAAGCAGATTTACGGTTCAAAGCTGGGTCTTACTTTAGCGAAAGTGCCAGCAGCAAGATGAACCTGAAGGGTGACCACTCTTTGCCCAAGATGACGTCCAGCTTAAAGGCGAAGACATCAAAGAGTGAAGCTGTGCACCGATACGGGAGCCACATGTCTCTGGAGAGGTGCGACAGCCTGACGTCGGTTGGATCCAAAGCAAGTGTGGTGAGGGAGAGTGGGAGCATGGGCAACAGCCGGGCAGGGCGCTCCGTCCCCAGGCTGGGGGTCCCCCCTGCTGCTTCCAGTGTGGGTTTACCACTGCCCTTCACTGCCCCTGCACCGGGTAAAAACAGCCAGGCAAAACCCGCAGCTAACCAGAAGGTGCCAGCCAATGGGAATAAAAACCGGGGCCTCTCTGCCAGCGGGTCAAAATCTCTCAGCTCCTCTGTGaagtccctggcacagcctgcagggaagagCTCTGGCATGGCCCCTGGTGGGAAGGCAGCCCCCCGTTCTGTGCAGCCTGTCAGCGGCAAACCTGGCCGAGGGACCATCATGGGCACCAAGCAGGCCATGAGGGCAGCCAACAGCCGTGTGAATGAGCTGGTGTCAGGTGGCTCTGCCAAGGCAGGCCACTTCCGAGGCTCCACCGACTCCGACAGTGGCAATGACAGTGGCATTAACCTCAGCGATGAGAAGTCACAAATCCCGGTTCTGCCATCCCCATACAGCAAGATCACAGCACCGCGGCGGCCACAGCGCTACAGCAGTGGGCACGGCAGTGACAACAGCAGTGTCCTGAGCGGGGAGCTGCCCCCAGCCATGGGGAGGACAGCTCTGTTCTACCACAGTGGGGGCAGCAGCGGCTACGAGAGCATGATTCGGGACAGTGAGGCCACTGGCAGCGCCTCCTCGGCACACGACTCCATGAGCGAGAGCGGGATGTCATCGCCGGGTCGGATGAGGAGCCTTAAATCCCCCAAGAAACGATCAACAGGTAAGAAATTACGGGGCAGGTGTCCAGGTGTGTCCACTGGTGCTCCGctgcatccctggggatggaggcATTTCACGGCATCTCTgacagagaaggagaggaggtTTGGAGGGGTCTCAAAGCAGGGAGGTGGACTCACTAcgtgtgcctgtgtgtgcatgtgtattgCTGTGACAGCAGCTACTTGTCATTTATTTCACTTCAAAGCTGCAGGTGTGAGACAGGTGCTGTGGtggagagggcaggagaggtGCAGGGTGCCCCGGGGTGCCGGCAGCCTCCCTAcaagggaggaggcagcagatgGCCCCCGGCAGATGGGGGATATTCCTTCCTCCCTTGGCAGGGTCGGCAGTGAGCACAGCACCAGGGTGGCCCAAAACAGGAGGGTGTTATGGGTGTGTTGGTAAAAGTGAGGGTGCTGGGTGAGTGCTGATGAGTTTTTGTGAGGATCAAGTAAGTGATCCTGGAAGACTGGTGAAAGCAGGGCAGTGAGGAAAGGAGGAGCTCTGCTGCTAGGCATCTGTGAGGGAATGTCAGTGAGAGGGCTGGGACTGTAGTttggaaacaaaggaaaggcctggaggggagaagagTGTTTGTGAATTAATGAGGACTGCTGAATGTGCATTAGATTACCTAAAGATAAGGCTTAGGAGGCAGAGCATTAGGGTGTGTACATAAGATGCAGTGACTCTTAGGTTAATGCTACCAGCTAATTGTAAAATTATTGTACTGCATGATAATAGTAGTTATATAAAGAAATTTTAGTGTGTATGTGTGGACACTGTAAGCAGTAGGAAACTGACTGAGCAGTAGGAAACTACTGACAGTAGCTGGGAAGAGGCTACTCTGGCTCACTTTCTGTGTCTGACCACAGCTTGCAAAGGTGGGCGTTTGAAAGCCAGgtcccctttccttctctctggtGCCTTTCCTTATTGCTTTTGCAGGTGGTGCTCATGTAAGTGCTTTTGTAGTCAAATGTATTTGTAGCCATCTTCAAAATCAGGCTCATATAACTGCTGTTACAGTATTCATTTTTACTGATCTAAGTTGAGGTCCTATGGTATTGCAGAGAATCTGTAGCTGATAATCAACAGCCTCCTTCAGCAACCTGAGCATACTGACTGTAGGAAACATAATAGAACTAATATCAGCAATGCACTGAATCTGAACTTTTTGTTGGAAAGCTGTGATTATTGCAATCCCTGTAGGTACCCATGATGCTCAGTTCTGCCAGTAAAACCAAATGAGTGAAGCTGATGTAGATCTCATGGTGCTTTCTGGTCAAGGCTACTGAATTGCTTCATCAGGTGATAAATCATTCTGGAAACTTAGTGCAACGTTTGCCGCAGTTCTCTTTCCATAGCATATCAACCTCTTAAAACTTTCCAGCAAATCAATATTAACAGCTGTATGAGTTGCACACATATTGAGAAGGCATTACCCACTGATggatttgtatttgtttttgcCCCAGGAAATGCTTATAAGGTCTTTAAAAATGacaaactatttctttttccaactGTAATTGCTCTATATCAGTAAATTATGTATTACTTTTTTTGGAGTGCTGTAGACTTCAAGAAAGTATGTGTTTTATACATGAAATGAGGTTTGCTAGGATGTACATCAAATATTTCTTATGAGAAATGTTTGCTTCAGACCCTTTATTATCCTAAAATAATTGTAATCTTTGCACATTATCAGAGGTTCTTGGAGTAGCTTCTGTTGCTCCAAACTGTGTTGGAGTCCTGCAGTCTCTGGATTTAAGGACAGATCCTACTCCCATATATGTCACTGAAAACCTTGTTCCCTTATCCTTTAACCTCATCCTTGGAGAAATGATGATGACCGTGGCTTGTACAGTGGAAGGATATGAAGTTTTCTGGCTTATTGCATGTGTTTGGTTTTATCTGTTTGTCCTCTTCAGAGGACCAAAGTGGTTACAGGGTCAGAGTTACAGTCTGTGGTTTCATGTGACAGGATGATAGTGGTGTTTCAGGCTAAAAGGATTAGTGTGTGAGAATGGTGAACAGGTGTTGTAGAAGTAGAATCAAGTCTTCCCCTTTTGAAATCATtcctgttttgttcttgttATTTAGAAATTAGCAAGGATGAAATTAAGAATGAGGGATGTTTTTCTTAAGAGTGTATAAAGCAGGTAGGTCTTCAAGTATCAGTGGCTTTGTGTTGCTTTGGGAGTACCTGCTGgaattttgtcttcttttcatGTTGAAGTTCATGACAGGGCTTACCTGACAGCCTTAACTTGCACTTACCTCTCCTGCAGACGTCTCAGTCCAGAAGTTATTTTGGCAGCACTGTACTCTGAGCAGTGCTGTCTCTTCTGTAGGTATGCTCCATTTTGTAAGAGCAGAAGTAAGATGCCTTACCCCttagttaattttttaattaagaggaAGAACTTAAGTACTAAATTTATTGTCACTAGTCACCCAAAAACTGCTTATACTTACTGCTACTGTGTCGTTTCAGCTTGTTTCTGGTGGCTTTCAGCCCTCCCTTACCTAGGGATTGGACTGCAACCTTGTTAGTGTGG encodes:
- the KIF26A gene encoding kinesin-like protein KIF26A; its protein translation is MIAAAGRKGLGPEPRAPGVAEGSAARELSPRKRPGAEEERCASRPPPEGAGAAAGAEQRPLERAAAGGWCRSCQAQLAELRRQAARLAAGGCPPNAPPDPRLSALIFDKLQVPDYLQKNRNEGESRCETCATHLNQLKQEAIQMMHTLSQTSYPEMPDLPPGAGAVTSMVPRMVTVSSQRDLPLIAGQVGRQPGKSPNLFSAAERKKGLGWSQGVGGFPNSSVQVTVAPSGLSGALSSVTIQAQQYLEGMWSISRVNSFLPQACLAETAPESGRDVPSVQISSGQHNSDPSGAGGMAASQSMVAPAGVSAGTSAAASFFIRAAQKLNLSSKRKKYHPPLPHTHDFSIYATNFSGILQLCPPPAPPCLLRAVSKIKDNPGIGKVKVMVRICSSQGAHETSESMSFLKVDPRKKQITFYDPVASGPSNAGHRRGVVAVPKMFAFDAVFPQDASQAEVCSGTVAEVIQSVVNGADGCIFCFGHVKLGKSFTMIGKDNSTQSLGIIPCAISWLFKLINERKEKTGTRFSIRVSAVEISGKDENLKDLLAEVATGSLQDGQSPGVYLREDPICGTQLQNQSELRAPTAEKAAFFLDAAIAARSTSKPECEEEDRRNSHMLFTLHIYQYRMEKSGKGGMSGGRSRLHLIDLGSCEKVLSKSRDGGGSLCLSLSALGNVILALINGAKHVPYKDNKLTMLLRESLGNINCRTTMIAHISDSPANYAETLTTVQLASRIHRMRKKKSKYASSSSGGESSCEEGHVRRPPHLRPFHPRTVALDPDLPVLNISSDPDYSSSSEQSCDTVIYVGPNGAALSDRELTDNEGPPEFVPIIPSLNKKRNKDNSTIGRSSDKDHFKCNTFAELQERLECIDGSEEPMKFACGEISVGSSCSPVPGGTENVQSKLIKEKISSPSGGFKKAIPQEAASPKKGHNLPFQAVVPRGGNGNCQENSTPHLKAEVSKLQSRADNKIIDSKLEGERETITESLQSSRCSPSRNPEQNKAPAECVIKEKSSYMKRPLPSPAPPPPQQREHSLGSKAENLELDNSNAVRTPPVGMSKQMGNNPEQNPVGSTFLVGSNTQNQSGAIEVHSFRSAFRGKCFDRDILTTTVTLQQPVELNGEDELVFTVVEELSISGIMDNGRPSSIISFNSDCSLQALASGSRPVSIISSINDEFDAYTSQETSTGVNIDIVVPFAKDPFTSSRRSSISSWLSEVSICTVESDGAQSSDSFVAQSSYSCNKSEEPFNLDSSHLCVPLKSALNDSGFCFSELESESLSSSKLSSGISKSPQTSETTKASQIKSAFCVTDQPVKIKFSNSRDTPVIETIHSSLPRKTKTTSSPIQNNTVLSYKELQNPHGIFGDPWLLRTDYQLEAKPADSLLSPKSHTFGTEKQPEKAAQYFGTASRPAKSQTMLACSQRVVDGCEMACKSSSGAAKKSEVVMKIPQLKRGATTLGVMPVSHANSTLPESVTRGNLDAPLATGSLKSSLGKKNAPQKSTMLPRPGGPTPPMPPVRKSSLEQKPVGLGNGGGKASGLDFARAPTPKTEDEADLRFKAGSYFSESASSKMNLKGDHSLPKMTSSLKAKTSKSEAVHRYGSHMSLERCDSLTSVGSKASVVRESGSMGNSRAGRSVPRLGVPPAASSVGLPLPFTAPAPGKNSQAKPAANQKVPANGNKNRGLSASGSKSLSSSVKSLAQPAGKSSGMAPGGKAAPRSVQPVSGKPGRGTIMGTKQAMRAANSRVNELVSGGSAKAGHFRGSTDSDSGNDSGINLSDEKSQIPVLPSPYSKITAPRRPQRYSSGHGSDNSSVLSGELPPAMGRTALFYHSGGSSGYESMIRDSEATGSASSAHDSMSESGMSSPGRMRSLKSPKKRSTGLQRRRLIPAPLPDAASLGRKPSVTGQWVDLPPLPGTLKEPFEIKVYEIDDVERLQRHRQEETEPFQDVEKGLMYFHTKLKILERRQQRIREIKAKHEFLKEELEETKCRLMMDPNKWKEDFEVDPDLDKESQEYLEALEQVTEELEQCVNLCKSHIMIVTCFDIGITDVQDGVREVEV